The DNA window TTTATCAAACTGGTCGATCAGCACTTTTACGACGGCCTGCTGTTTCACCGGATCATCGAGTCGTTTATGGTGCAGGGGGGCGACCCCGAATCGCGCACGGCGGTGGCAGGGGCTTCGCTGGGTAACGGTGATGTCGGCTATACGATCCCGGCGGAATTCGTCCCGTCCCTGTTTCATAAAAAAGGCGTGCTGGCCGCTGCGCGGGATAACAACCCGGCGAAAGCGTCGAGCGGCTGTCAGTTTTACATCGTACAGGGGCGCGTTTGGGACGATGCCGGTTTGCAAAAACAGATCGAGCGGATAAAAAGCAATCAGGGCCACGTCCCGACACCCGAACAGCAGCAGGTTTACAAGACGCTGGGCGGTACCCCACACCTCGATGGCAACTACACCGTCTTCGGCCAGGTTATTGATGGCCTGTCTGTTGTCGATAGTATCGCCAAACAGCCTCGCGATGAGCGGAATCGGCCCAAAACAGATATCCACATGCGGATGGACGGAAACTGGGTTCGTAAGAAAAAAATTAGCAAAAAATACGGGTATTCATACCAACAGTAGGCCAAAACCGGTCTGAAATTCAGCGCCATAGCGCGTTGCCACATTATGAAAAAACGCATTCTACTGACCGGCTCCAACGGTCTGCTTGGTCAGAAGCTGGTTGGTCTGCTGACGCAAACGCCTGACGTTGACCTGATTGCTACGGCGCGTGGCGAAAACCGGTTGCCTTACGATGCCGGGTATACCTATCAGCCCATGGACATTACCGACCGGCAACAAGTGCTGGATGTGGTTTGTTCAGTACGGCCGGACGTAGTTATCCACACTGCGGCCATGACGGATGTGGATAAGTGTGAATTGCAGAAAGACGACTGCTGGGCGCAGAACGTAACGGCTACCGAATCGCTGGTCGACGCCTGCCGGGAAACGGGCGCATTTCTGGTGCACGTATCCACCGATTTTATCTTCGACGGTACGGCTGGTCCCTACGACGAAACGGCTGAAGGCAACCCTATTAGCTTCTACGGCTGGAGTAAGCTGGCGGCCGAAAGCGTTGTGCGCCACGCCGATATCAAGTGGGCCATCGCCCGCACGGTACTGGTCTACGGCATTGCCCACGATATGAGCCGCAGCAACATCATCCTGTGGGTGAAGAAGTCGCTGGAAGATGGTAAAAACATTAAGGTTGTGACGGATCAGTGGCGGAGCCCGACGCTGGCCGAAGACCTCGCGATGGGCTGCTACCTGATCGCCGATCAGCGGGCCGAAGGTATCTTCAACATCTCAGGCAAAGAAGTACTGACGCCTTACGAAATGGCGATCAAAACGGCCGACTATTTCAACCTCGACAAGTCGCTGATCGCACAGGCCGACGCGTCGACGTTCAAGCAAACGGCCCGTCGCCCGCCCCGTACCGGCTTTACGCTCGATAAGTCGCGTTCGGTACTGGGTTACGACCCCCACAGTTTTGAAGAAGGTATCGCCGTGCTGGCCGGACAGCTGAGTCAGCCCGCGTGATTGTATCCCTAAAAGTAAAGCCCGGCAGTAAAATCGATCAGTTTACGATCGATGCTGCCGGGCTGCTTACTGTTAAGCTCAAAGCACCCGCGCAAGACGGCCGGGCCAATGCTTATCTGGTTGAGTTGCTGGCCCGCGAGCTGCACGTACCCAAGTCAGCTATCACGATTACGGCCGGGTTTACCAGTCCTCACAAACGGCTGGAAATCGATGTCTCGGCCGAACGCTACAGTCAGTTTCTGGCCCGTATCAGGGGGTAGGCTGGTTGCTGCCGTCGGTGACTTCGGTAAAGCTGAGCGGCTCCTGAACAGTCGCGAACGAATGCGCGAAGCGGGCACGTTCGCGGGTTTCGCGGGCTTTGGCGAAGAATTGTTCTGATGCCTGCTGATTCCCGCCTTCGGCAAACTGCTTGCCCGACTGTTCGAGCAGGATAACCGTTTCTTCCAGGCTACGAATCGCTTTCCAGAACGATTCTTCTACTGATTTCGTCGTTTCGGCCAGCAGCGAATTAGCCGTGTAGGCATGGCCGGTGTGGCACCGGTACCGGATTAGTTTGCCTTCCTTGATGCTGACAAGGGCTCCGTTGCACTCCGGACAGGTGAGGGGCGTTAAATCGCCCATGTTCAGAATGCCAATGTCGAACGCGTTTTCCTGAGCCGCAATGTTGATCTCGGCCTCCATCCGGTCCTGCTCCTGAAACGCATCCCGCGTGGGTTCGGGGATGGGTTCGGTGACCAGCCGGGTGAGCAGTGCCGCCATATCGTTCAGGGGTACACTGTAGTCGACATCAACAAAGTCAAGAACGCTGCTGGGCATACTGGAATAGGCTGCATCGTCGGGTTGCTGCACAATAGTGATGCCGTTGAGCCGCTTGATCGACCACATCCCCGACGTACCATCGTCGAGCATACCCGTCAGCACTACGCCGATAACCCGGGCTTCGTAGGTATAGGCTGCCGAGCGAAACAGCGCGTCGATCGACGGCCGGAAGCGGTTCTCCTTCGGCCCTTTCTTAACAATGATCTGATCGTACTCGACCAGCAAATGATGATCGGGAGGAGCTATGTATATGCGGCCTGGTCGAATAAGCTGCCCGTCGGCTGGATGCTCGGCTGGCAGTGGGCCAGCCGACGACAGAATGGCGGGCAGCATGCTGGGCGAGTGGGGCGATACATGCATGACAATAAAAATGGAAGCGGGAAAATCAGCGGGCAGGGCTTCGACCAGCTGTTTCAGGGCAAAGACACCTCCCGCTGAAGCGCCAATCACGACGATATTCCGTTTTGCCATGCGAAGGGTAAATTATACTTTTATATAGAAGAGAAGAATTAATCAATCCAATCAAAACCATTTTTCGGCTTCTTAGTTTGCCGAAGGCCTACCCGACATGGCAAAAAAGAATAAAAGCAACTCATTAAGTCAACCTGATCTGTCGGCAACAGTACCTGTTGTAGCGATTGGCGCATCGGCTGGGGGGCTTGATGCCATGCGTGATTTGCTGGCCAAGCTGCCATCGGCCACCGGAATGGCTTATGTGTATGTACAACACCTCGACCCGACGAGCCCCGTAAACCCAATCGAACTGCTGGCATCGAGTACGCAAATGCCCGTCGAGGGAGCTCATCATCTGCTGATGATAGAGCCTAATCACCTTTACGTGCTACCCATCGACGAGGATCTGGACGTAGTCGACGGGGTGTTTATGCGGACCGAGAAGCAGAATAAGCCGGGTAGTTACATGCCGATAGACCGGTTCTTTCTGTCGCTGACCGAACGGCAGAAAGAAGGGATCATCGCCGTGTTGCTATCGGGAACGGCGTCGGATGGTATACTGGGACTGCGGG is part of the Spirosoma rhododendri genome and encodes:
- a CDS encoding DUF167 domain-containing protein yields the protein MIVSLKVKPGSKIDQFTIDAAGLLTVKLKAPAQDGRANAYLVELLARELHVPKSAITITAGFTSPHKRLEIDVSAERYSQFLARIRG
- a CDS encoding chemotaxis protein CheB, whose translation is MAKRNIVVIGASAGGVFALKQLVEALPADFPASIFIVMHVSPHSPSMLPAILSSAGPLPAEHPADGQLIRPGRIYIAPPDHHLLVEYDQIIVKKGPKENRFRPSIDALFRSAAYTYEARVIGVVLTGMLDDGTSGMWSIKRLNGITIVQQPDDAAYSSMPSSVLDFVDVDYSVPLNDMAALLTRLVTEPIPEPTRDAFQEQDRMEAEINIAAQENAFDIGILNMGDLTPLTCPECNGALVSIKEGKLIRYRCHTGHAYTANSLLAETTKSVEESFWKAIRSLEETVILLEQSGKQFAEGGNQQASEQFFAKARETRERARFAHSFATVQEPLSFTEVTDGSNQPTP
- a CDS encoding SDR family oxidoreductase translates to MKKRILLTGSNGLLGQKLVGLLTQTPDVDLIATARGENRLPYDAGYTYQPMDITDRQQVLDVVCSVRPDVVIHTAAMTDVDKCELQKDDCWAQNVTATESLVDACRETGAFLVHVSTDFIFDGTAGPYDETAEGNPISFYGWSKLAAESVVRHADIKWAIARTVLVYGIAHDMSRSNIILWVKKSLEDGKNIKVVTDQWRSPTLAEDLAMGCYLIADQRAEGIFNISGKEVLTPYEMAIKTADYFNLDKSLIAQADASTFKQTARRPPRTGFTLDKSRSVLGYDPHSFEEGIAVLAGQLSQPA
- a CDS encoding peptidylprolyl isomerase — translated: MSLSMRSYCLLVCCLLSLGATAQNRKKKDYLVSVTTDYGPMTLVLYDQTPKHKANFIKLVDQHFYDGLLFHRIIESFMVQGGDPESRTAVAGASLGNGDVGYTIPAEFVPSLFHKKGVLAAARDNNPAKASSGCQFYIVQGRVWDDAGLQKQIERIKSNQGHVPTPEQQQVYKTLGGTPHLDGNYTVFGQVIDGLSVVDSIAKQPRDERNRPKTDIHMRMDGNWVRKKKISKKYGYSYQQ